From the Syngnathoides biaculeatus isolate LvHL_M chromosome 10, ASM1980259v1, whole genome shotgun sequence genome, one window contains:
- the pigu gene encoding phosphatidylinositol glycan anchor biosynthesis class U protein codes for MKMYLRIKDFFLKKSENINRTTSSKTVHLSRICWFGMSPVCPAGEYISQRAPRRGGDPKMAAPLTLLLIVAVTVRAALFRSTLAQLIAERVEVVSPLTAWKRVVEGLALLDLGVSPYAGDVFHETPLIIYLFHFLVDYAEITFMLADGVAAVALYYAVQDYNKQAFRKQKYALEAERYPPDCHELVRSPAEMHYVPLKVAMFYLLNPFTVLSCVAKSTCGLNNAVVSLFVLATIKGNALLSAIFLALATYQSIYPLTLCAPALLYLMQRQFIAINARRLSFWWFVAQYAFMYLGSLFVTVGLSFFLLGSWDFLPSVYGFILSVPDLTPNVGLFWYFFAEMFEHFRLFFLCVFQINVFIYTVPLSIKLKEHPVFLIFMQLAIISIFKSYPTVGDMALYMAFLPVWSHLSRFLRNVFLVCCVLLACSALFPVLWHLWIYAGSANSNFYYATTLLFNVAQILLVSDYFYAFLRREYHLTHGLYLKKDGSEATLVLK; via the exons atgaaaatgtatttacgaataaaagatttttttttaaaaaaatctgaaaacattAATCGAACAACTTCATCTAAAACCGTGCACTTGTCACGAATCTGCTGGTTTGGGATGTCACCGGTGTGCCCGGCGGGGGAATACATTTCCCAGCGTGCCCCGCGCAGAGGCGGCGATCCCAAGATGGCAGCTCCGTTGACTCTGCTGCTGATCGTGGCCGTCACTGTCCGcgcagctctttttaggtccaCTTTGGCACAGTTGATCGCCGAGAGAGTGGAGGTGGTATCCCCGTTAACTGCCTGGAAAAGAG tggTTGAAGGTTTGGCGCTGCTCGACTTGGGAGTGTCGCCGTATGCGGGAGACGTTTTCCACGAG ACTCCCCTCATCATCTACCTCTTCCACTTCTTGGTGGACTATGCGGAGATTACGTTCATG CTGGCCGACGGCGTGGCGGCGGTGGCCCTCTACTACGCCGTGCAGGACTACAACAAGCAAGCG TTCAGGAAGCAGAAATACGCTCTGGAAGCCGAGCGCTACCCCCCCGACTGTCACGAGCTGGTCAGAAGTCCCGCCGAGATGCACTACGTCCCCCTCAAGGTGGCAATGTT TTACCTTCTGAACCCGTTCACCGTGCTGTCGTGCGTAGCCAAGTCCACGTGCGGCCTGAACAACGCCGTGGTGTCGCTATTCGTCCTGGCCACCATTAAAG GAAACGCGCTGCTGAGCGCCATCTTCTTGGCCTTGGCCACGTACCAGAGCATCTACCCGCTCACGCTGTGTGCCCCCGCTCTGCTCTACCTCATGCAG CGTCAGTTCATCGCCATCAACGCGCGGCGCCTGAGTTTCTGGTGGTTCGTGGCCCAGTACGCCTTCATGTACCTGGGCAGCCTCTTCGTCACCGTGGGGCTCTCCTTCTTCCTGCTGGGCTCCTGGGACTTCCTGCCTTCGGTCTACGGCTTCAT ccTCTCCGTTCCCGACCTAACACCCAACGTCGGCCTCTTCTGGTACTTCTTCGCCGAGATGTTTGAACACTTCcgcctcttcttcctctgcgTCTTCCAGATCAACGTCTTCATCTACACGGTCCCTCTGTCCATCAAGCTCAA GGAGCATCCGGTGTTCCTGATCTTCATGCAGCTGGCCATCATCTCCATCTTCAAGTCGTACCCCACGGTGGGGGACATGGCCCTCTACATGGCCTTCCTCCCTGTCTGGAGTCACCTCAGCAGAT TCCTTCGCAACGTGTTCCTGGTGTGCTGCGTGCTGCTGGCGTGTTCGGCTCTCTTTCCGGTGTTGTGGCACTTGTGGATTTACGCGGGCAGCGCTAACTCCAACTTCTACTACGCCACCACGTTGCTTTTCAACGTCGCTCAG ATCCTGCTGGTGTCGGACTACTTCTACGCCTTCTTGAGGCGAGAGTACCACCTGACCCACGGACTCTACTTGAAGAAAGACGGCTCGGAGGCCACGCTGGTGCTCAAATAA
- the psmf1 gene encoding proteasome inhibitor PI31 subunit — protein MAGLELLFSCCGDSISCPQDAVVCFVHWEVVKSGYKCLGSGDEARSSDKKSELLPSDWSSNKAEYALRYASDQGDVQLLLKALLVDSALVFNLMNRSTQQSSDVIVNLNRHVDAAHLGTFDRVFKDAGGLAAALRAGLLPSRDKRTQAEQSERTPRRDDVDDDPLRVPDRHPRHAAHPHWPEPTAPPPFSVGGADLDPLGSPSGGGMIADPLRMGYPRSGFHPSGGIPDILPPGAVPPGARFDPFGPVGRHRPGPDPDHMPPPGYDDMFM, from the exons ATGGCGGGTTTGGAGTTGTTGTTTTCGTGCTGCGGCGACTCCATCTCGTGTCCGCAGGACGCCGTCGTGTGTTTCGTCCACTGGGAGGTCGTCAAAAGCGGATACAAGTGCCTCGGCTCCGGGGATGAG GCCCGGAGCAGCGACAAGAAGTCTGAGCTGCTGCCGTCGGACTGGAGCAGCAACAAGGCGGAATACGCCCTGAGGTACGCCTCGGACCAGGGAGACGTTCAGCTGCTGCTCAAAGCGCTGCTGGTGGACTCGGCGCTGGTCTTCAACCTCATG AACCGCAGCACCCAGCAGAGCTCGGACGTGATCGTCAACCTCAACCGGCACGTGGACGCCGCCCATCTGGGCACCTTCGACAG GGTCTTCAAGGACGCCGGCGGCCTGGCGGCGGCGCTTCGGGCCGGACTCCTGCCGTCACGGGACAAACGGACGCAAGCGGAGCAAAGCGAGCGGACGCCGAGGCGGGACGACGTCGACGACGACCCCCTGAGGGTGCCCGACCGGCACCCGCGACACGCGGCGCATCCGCACTG GCCCGAGCCGACGGCTCCGCCGCCGTTCTCCGTGGGAGGCGCCGATTTGGACCCGTTGGG GTCCCCGTCGGGCGGCGGGATGATCGCGGACCCTCTGCGGATGGGCTACCCTCGCTCCGGTTTCCACCCGTCCGGCGGCATCCCGGACATCCTGCCTCCCGGCGCGGTGCCGCCCGGCGCCCGCTTTGACCCGTTCGGCCCCGTGGGACGGCACCGACCCGG gcccgACCCGGACCACATGCCCCCGCCGGGCTACGACGACATGTTCATGTAG
- the blcap gene encoding bladder cancer-associated protein has translation MYCLQWLLPVLLIPKPLNPALWFNHSMFMGFYLLSFLLERKPCTICALVFLAALFLICYSCWGNCFLYHCQDAGLPHAAQHAGIVGA, from the exons ATGTATTGCCTGCAGTGGCTGCTGCCGGTGCTGCTGATCCCCAAGCCGCTCAACCCGGCGCTGTGGTTCAACCACTCCATGTTTATGGGCTTCTACCTGCTCAGCTTCCTGCTGGAGAGGAAGCCGTGCACCATCTGTGCCTTGGTCTTCCTCGCCGCGCTTTTCCTCATCTGCTACAGCTGCTGGGGGAACTGCTTCCTGTACCACTGCCAG GACGCCGGCCTGCCGCACGCCGCCCAACACGCGGGCATCGTGGGCGCCTAG
- the LOC133508122 gene encoding cytochrome c1, heme protein, mitochondrial — MAAALRVAVLSGSGRALLSTPKTVTTPKANVSFASLPRARKAALTALGVAGAGAAGLALALHRSVKASDLELHPPTYPWSHAGPLSSLDHASIRRGYQVYKQVCSACHSMEYLAFRNLVGVSHTEEEAKVIAEEVEVVDGPDETGEMFTRPGKLSDYFPKPYANPEAARAANNGALPPDLSYIVNARHGGEDYVFSLLTGYCEPPAGVAVREGLYYNPYFPGQAIGMAPPIYNEILEYDDGTPATMSQVAKDVCTFLRWAAEPEHDQRKRMGLKLLMGSAILVPLLYYMKRHRWAVLKSRKIAYRPPK; from the exons ATGGCGGCGGCGTTGCGAGTCGCGGTGCTCTCGGGCAGCGGGAGAGCCCTCCTGTCCACCCCGAAAACCGTTACGACGCCAAAG GCCAACGTGTCCTTCGCCAGCCTGCCTCGCGCCCGGAAGGCGGCCCTGACCGCGCTGGGGGTGGCGGGGGCGGGCGCGGCGGGCCTGGCCCTGGCGCTGCACCGGTCCGTCAAGGCCTCCGACCTGGAGCTCCACCCGCCCACCTACCCCTGGAGCCACGCCGGGCCGCTGTCGTCGCTGGACCACGCCAG CATTCGTCGCGGCTATCAAGTGTACAAGCAGGTGTGCTCGGCGTGTCACAGCATGGAGTACTTGGCCTTCCGGAACCTGGTGGGTGTGTCGCACACCGAGGAAGAAGCCAAGGTGATCGCCGAAGAG gtggaggtggtggACGGTCCCGACGAGACGGGCGAGATGTTCACCCGGCCCGGCAAGCTCTCCGACTACTTCCCCAAGCCCTACGCCAACCCGGAGGCGGCGCGCGCGGCCAACAATGGCGCCCTGCCGCCCGACCTCAGCTACATTGTCAACGCCAG GCACGGAGGCGAGGACTACGTGTTCAGCCTGCTGACGGGCTACTGCGAGCCCCCCGCCGGCGTGGCGGTGAGGGAGGGGCTCTACTACAACCCCTACTTCCCCGGACAGGCCATCGGCATGGCGCCGCCCATCTACAACGAGATTCTGGAGTACGACGACG GAACCCCCGCCACCATGAGCCAGGTGGCCAAGGACGTGTGCACCTTCTTGAGGTGGGCGGCGGAACCCGAGCACGACCAGCGCAAGCGCATGGGACTCAAG CTGCTGATGGGCTCGGCCATCCTGGTGCCGCTCCTCTACTACATGAAACGACACAGGTGGGCCGTGCTCAAGAGCAGGAAGATTGCGTACAGGCCGCCCAAATAA